Below is a genomic region from Littorina saxatilis isolate snail1 unplaced genomic scaffold, US_GU_Lsax_2.0 scaffold_417, whole genome shotgun sequence.
ACACAAAACAAACCAATGAAAAGACGCCTTATACGATAAAAAGAATTGAAGTATCGACTGACTGCCATCCAAATAACAACAGTGTGTattatgcacacacaaaaaaacaacgaaAAGAGGTCTGACGTGATAAAAATCATGTAATCATCAATTGATTGTCAAActaataataacaagaaattcctacgaggtaggaaaaacacccccgtcaaagggaaataaccttctcagttggtggcagtgactgagtgagaatggttatttccctttgaccatgaagatgtccctgtataagtccttgtataattttaatccaccaataactccctaaccgtgtgtttgactggtcccaatttttgtaaggaccgtctcaggaatgtatagaacatgttcaccaagtttggtgacgatcggtccgttcattcttgagatctatatgcgaacacaaacacacaaacaaacacacaaacacccaaacaaacacatcgagcgaaacctatacacacccctataccgggggtgtaataacaatGTGAATGATTAACGAGACAAAACAACCAATGAAAAACCACCTTGCAATGTAAGAAGCAATGATCAGCCAATGAAGAGACACCTTACACGATAAGAAGCATTGAAGAATCAAATAACTGCCACCCTAACAATAACAATTTGTGTGATGTACGACTcaaaaccaaccaatcaacagAGTCTTGCGTTTCAGTTcttgcttgtttttaatcagtaTTTGCTCTGTGTACGAATCCGTAATTGCTTAGAATCAATGTTTGGCATGGACAATTCATTAAAGCCTTTACAACAAAGAgaattaccgtaaaatccctagcataagcccaccatctagcaaacgcccaccccccaattttgccctaaatctgtgcacagggggggtgggcttatgctagggattttacggtaataaTAAGACTGCTGAAATCTCATCTGTAttggttattttttggtaatTGCATTGCAATAAATCGTGTTGatttgaaataaataaattcctCAAACAAGTTTTtgtgttttaatgttgttgtgagATTAAATTACGTTTTTTTACTTTAACTTTGCAAGCTTTTCATGTCCTGTTTCAATGACGGTCGCTCCTTTTTGCTATCAAGCATCAATTCAAAAATTCTCCAAACCAGGGTTTTAGTCTAGCGTTTTACGGCCGCTATAATGGATACCATTATTTAATCGAGACTGTGTAACAACGGGAcgtcttcgtgtgtacacacaagcacaagacaaagtactcaaggaaaagattctgtaatccatgtcagagatatgtgggttatagaaacacgaaaatatcaagtatgcatcctccgaaatcggcgaatggatgcctaaatggcgggataaaaacggtcataaatgtgtacgtgggagtcccagcccatgaacgaatgACTCAGCAAGGACGGCTTTTCCAGCTGCCACGAAGCAGAATATTTTGCCtgtatttgtctttttctccatTCTAGATTTTAGAAGTTACAATTTTCTGTGTTTGATACTTTCGTAGAGCGATTAACCCACTCCCTAGGTTTTTTCCTCACATGTGTTTGAGTGAATGTTTTCCCAGGTTTTTTTATTCAGTGAAATTCCTTGAGAACTTTTGAAATCGAAATTGAAATCTGTTTCAGTGAAaagcaacatcaacaacaccaCGGAAGAAAACTTCTGCGAGAGCAAGTTATGAATGGTAAGAACATGACAACTATGTTGTTTTATGTCAAATATTATGAATATAACATTTAATGGAAGATTGATTTCCCTTGTGGAAAGTCTTGAGATGAATgcctgtgggttttttttgtgttttttgttgttgttgttgttatttttgtttgtttatttgtttgttagcTTGTTATATCGTTTGTTGAGCCGGTTCTCAAAGTGGTTCGAGTGCTTGCATCTCACGCTGGGGGTCAGGGATCAACCCCCACTCGGGGCGAATACAATTACCTACTTTTTCCGAGCGCTCTTTAGTCAGCCGAggtggaaatgggtacctgaccctatttaTCTTTGCCACAAAGGGTCAAATATCCCaaaattaatgccttaaaaaaataaagccTTATTTGTTTTaacagttcagaacattatAGTACAATACAGTACCAGAAATGCTTGTCCTTTTATTTAAATTTAAGATGTTCTGTAtttgttttttccttcttttcagATGGATGTCTATCTCACAAGTCTGGCCTTGGCTTCGGAACCCTGTGCCTGTTTAACCGCTTCCTGGTTCGTCAGACATACCTCAACCAGGGAAAGCTTTAACACAGAAAGCTCAACAGTTCTACTTCCAAGTTTGGTGCAGAAATGCGTCAGCGGGGCGTTTGCAGCTGGATTCAGTAGCTACGCATAGTACGAGAAACCTTCGCTTGTTTACTTGATTTCCAGGGAGTGGTCTGTCTGGTTAAGGCGTTGAACTGTAAAACCTATGTCCTGGAATGATATCTGTGAGAAACGGGAACTATTGTGTGCCTTTTGCTTGCCaacaaagagtgtacagaaTTTCTTTCTGAACGTGTCTTGGGATATTTGTTGTGACCGTGTTCGTGTGACGTGAGTATGTTGGTCAGCGTGGGCACTTTTGGCTGACTCGCCTGTTCGTGTTTGTCAGTCGGTGTGATCTCGTGGGATGTTTCAGAAACAAGGTACAAGGGAAAAACTATATTGAATGTTGGGGTGTTTCTTGTGACCTGGGCTTGCATTAATTGCGTGAGACTTAATGTTCACTTAaaaggaacccccccccccccccccacacacacacaagttgaCTTAAAGACACACTCTTTCACGCGTACAAAgtttggctcaccgtctcagatctggtcaggctgttacatgggataaaaaaaaaatccttccaCTTGCTGTGGTCATCGAGTTTTTTGGAATTAATTATTTTCTTGAAAAGCTTTGAAATTTATCATAAAAATTCTATCAGTGAAcagtacctgctattcagacttggtcgtgtgacagacgttttcttccacacgagattacgttgattgtctaacgaagccgtgaggccgagttagacatcagctaatcgggtgttgaagaaaactctgtcacacgaccaagtcggaatagcatttatgtctcacagcttcaacagaggagagaacaaacacgttttgcgtactcaagcttgacaaacctaaacacaggagcagccattgtcgagagatctactttttgacggaagtgaccgaacaactatgaatgacgtctcggtatatgtgaatgacgtcacagtcatcgtcatagtctgtatcttttgaagcatcgcattcttcatgacgtctttctgtgtctgcatccgcgaaatgtttgttctttccgggatctttgtcatctatgttcacaactctgtccttctagattcagactaacaggccttctgagcgagccactttccaagggcagctaaattcgcgtatggaaacagtactgtcgtctgggttgccgttttcagtattctcagcgttgaagaatttgtaaagagaagaaacgataacagcaggagaaataaaagtcttgtgtgcattttggggcttatggagggacgatttcgagtttgaatccgttcttgcacatgctccaaagcgtgtaacatacaatcttgcacacgtttgctttactagtggcaaagaaggaaagcgtgtgacatagagtgctcacccaggctgttcattttttgcAAATGTCCAAGCTGATGgttgttcttatcccatgtaaaagccagtCCAGATCTAAGACTGCGAGTCTGACTGTTTAcaagggaaggagtgtgcctttaagctgaAGTCACAATGCAGAACAAATatgcaagcaaacaagcaactATCCAATGAATCAACCAGTAACCTACTTAACCAACCATCCAACATGCCTTCGGACAGATTGACCGAGGAGCGATCGACAGCCAAGCGTCAAGCAACTTACCAGCCAACCAACCTACCAACCTACCAAgtaacaaaccaaccaaccaacggaCGAACAGATCAGAACATAAACTTGGGAAACTGCCCTTAACTATGTTTCTAAATGATTTCattgtattttgttgtttgattgtgtgCCTGCTTTTTGttgctttgtttctttgtttaatgGGGATGTTTTTTCTCTGCAAAATTTCGACCAGTAACTTTAAGAATAGTAATATTTTAAATGTAAATTATATTATATAACGTACGTATGTATGTATTATGGTATATTTACACTTCCATAcagataaaacacacacacacacacacacacacacacacacacacacgcacacacacacacacacacacacacacgcacgcacgcacgtacgcacacacgcacacacacacacacactcacacacacacacacaca
It encodes:
- the LOC138956673 gene encoding uncharacterized protein — encoded protein: MQREWMKMVLKWQKPTGCFSLDNQALLSMEKQLSEYQNQERKLMTDLKWEVAMIEKQHQQHHGRKLLREQVMNDGCLSHKSGLGFGTLCLFNRFLVRQTYLNQGKL